From the Catharus ustulatus isolate bCatUst1 chromosome 2, bCatUst1.pri.v2, whole genome shotgun sequence genome, the window TTAGATTTAAATTACCGGCTAGAGGCTTTATTTTGCTGGTGCAGACATTTGtcatgtattttcatttaaagtttTAAGGGAATTGTCTTTTATTCAAATTCATACCCAATTTCCCTACCCTTACCTTCTTGATACTGATTACTGGATGCCTTTACAGAAGGAGCTGGCATTGTTCTCAGAACTCTTTAGCTGCTGCCCCAAGGTACTACTAAGAGCACATGTTGTGTCTCAGACCAGGCGTCCTCCTGAATGCCTACAGGAAAGGGAGACAAAGGGACCTTGACCACTGGTCCTTGCCCTGGAgtggagctgccctgctctcactTTCTTGCCTAGGATGTGCAGAATCCTGCTACTTCCCAGAAAGAAACCCTGTGGCCAGAGGTGCCTGGGCCctttactggaaaaaaacagtcgGTGACAGGGCTAGTGACTCATGTTCAACCAGGAAAGCTTGATTCTGCTTGAAACTTCTGACTGAAAAGGCATTGTTCCTGTTATTGAGACACTGCTAATTACAACCCATGGCCAAGGGGGAATATGTAGTGCAGGGATCTGGTTAGGGAATTAGTTTATAAACTCATCCAGATGAGTAAGGAGAGTGTTTGGATAGTACCTACCTTCCAGGAAAAGTAATGCTTTTGGAGttggagaaactgaggcagaaacCCTGCAGATCTCCTTACAAGTCTCTTTACTGCCATCTTACCCCTATCCAAAGGAGCACAGTTCAGTCTCTGCAGGTTGCCCTAAACAGATAAATATTCTAAAGAGACACAAGTATTCTACTGTCAAGttacttgttttgctttttgcagcAACATAGAAGCTTTTCTAAATGAGATGCAGCAGTGCCTACTACTGCTAAAGTTTAGGCTGATTCCCTACCCCGGATTTCCTCTGGCCATCACAGGGCTACTGGCAGTGAAGCAGAAGTACAATATTGTTCTTAATTGTATCCTTGCTGCATTTGATGGTACTTTGGCTCACATACAATGCCTGCTCCAATCCCTTTGGCAGCTTTGGCTACTGTAAATCTATCTGTACCAAACACTGCAGCTGATGGAAAATATAAGGCACAGGAATGTAACAATAGAAAGCCACAATTTTCCCAGATTGTACAGAAACCGGCACAGTTGCTTGGGTCAGGGGGACAACAGTCttctttacatattttttcccaatttaaaTGTTGCAATAATCACAATACAGGTCCTTTGGATATTTTTATAATGTATataaatttttcccccattagAAAACTCAGTTTGCATATGGTTGCAAGTTCTGCATTAAAATGCTTAGCAAAAAGTCACCTTGACAGTAAGTGCTCACAACAGCTCCAGTGTAGGTTTGCTTTTCCTGGTCCCCAACAGCCCCCACATCCCCCagaacagacacacacacacacaggcacacacacacacacacacaggcacacacacacacacatccccaaaTCCTACAGTCACGCAGTGAATGGACGCAGAATCCAAAGTGCTcagaatgtaaaattaaaaatacaattttaaatgtAACTTATATTCTCTCAGTATTTCTTGACAGTGCGTTTTAAAACTAAACACAGTTGAAAAACAGACCTTTccagttcagaaaaaaacccattgcAATGCAGAGTAAGAATAATCTTTACCTTTTCTCCAGCAATTTCCTATTTGTCTAGAAGCACCAAGTTATCTGACCAGCTTTCCCTTTTTGCATACAGTAGCCTACTAACTCATTACAAGTCAATATTCAACAGGAGTTGTGCTTTACTTTGCAGACATTTACATCAGTTTCAGATATTAGTGCAAGAGAAAATTTGTcaattcaggggaaaaaaattaatctgttcCTCTGCCTTTCACTGACCTCCATTATTATGCACCAAGGCAAAGGGGGAAGTTGAGGGAATAATTAGACCCCAGACCTGATGTGcacgtacagtaattttacaCCTGGTGCAAGCCCAGTTACCTGCAGCAGGTTGGGGGGCCAGGAGGACACTGACTGCCTGGGGTAGAGTCTGCAGCTCTGGGCCTACGGGACTTCAACACTAGTGCCAAGGCTTCTGGGTTGGGAAGGTTACAAGAGCTCCTGCATTTTAATAACAAGGTATTACAGCTTTCCTGGAAAGGTTACTGAGCAACACCTGCTTAGCACTATGTCTTCGGCCAGGCCGCGTCACCTCCTGTCTCTATTCCCGGCTTTCCCGTAGGACGTAGGAGAGGCCGTGCTTCCCCGAGGAGTCGTAATTGTCATAGTAGGGGAGCCCGACCCACTCGGGCGGGTACGTGGCTGTGCTGTACACGAAGCACTCCAGGACGCCGTCAGCCGCTGCCCGCGCCTCTCCCGCGCCGCCCTTTCCTTCCCACTCCACCACCTGGATTCTCATCAGGGTGCGCTGGTACATGTCTGGGCAGCCTTCGAACTCATCCAGGAACTGCAGCATCTGCTCATCCACAGAGTAAATCTCCCCAGCAATGTGGTGGCCTGTCCCCGGGATGTTCAGCATGTAAGGAATATTGTATTTCCCTGCAATCACCAGCGGGTACTTCTCCACTGTGCGGCCCCTTCCTTGGAATTTTGCTAGGCCTTTGGCCGTGTTGATCATGTGCTTGTAGTTGGGCTGGCCCTTCTTGAGTGTGCCATAGACGAAGACACGGGCCATCGTACTtgcaaaagcagctgaaagacAAAGAGGTATGTTACCCACAGGGCCAGTGCCCTGGAGAGCCACGGCCCTGCCTAGGCACCTCCTACACAAAAGGCTGTTTGGGCACGTGCAGAAATGCTCCCGTAGTCCTATACCACATTCAAGTATCATACTCAATTCAAGTACCTTGAAACTTTTCAGACAACAGCTACATCAGTGAAAAACAGACCAGGAGAAAGTCAGCGTTTTGCAGCAGTTCTTTGCTCCAACCAAATTACATTCTCTAAGGAATATCAAACATCAGCCAACACATCCCTGACCCCCAGGAAAAGCTCTAAATCCTTcttaatttctctctttctcaccattatgggagctgtgctgcagcaagtGCGTGGTGTTGTGCTCAGTGGCTTCCCAAAAGCAAGTGTAACCTGGTGTGGAGTCATCTCATGGATGTGCTGATGGATTGCAATAATGCCAGCACCGAGGTCCCGCTTGCTGAGTGACAGACCAATGCTGAACAGcaagctgtggggctgggggagaaaCTGgaagccagggctgctggcagagagaCCAGGTAAGGCCGTGTTCCTCCTTGTTCCTCCTCTTCCCTAGACAGACACCCCAAAGTGTTAAATCACCCAACTAACTGGTCTGCACATGTGTGAGCCCTCTCTTGAAAACAGACCCTGAACAACCATTTTCTTTATCTGTGAGCATGAAACACTCAAAATTGgttaaaatggaataaaagacTGGCTTTACTGAAACATAACAGGGGGGAAATGTACCTTCATAGttcctgtattattttttcccactgtgcCCTGCTTGTCCTCCATCATTTCTGTAGGGTAGAAGCAGTTCTTGCATTGTGATGTTTTCCCACATTTTACCTATGGTCGCTGACTGGGCAGAGCCTGCCCCATCCACAGTCACCTGGCTGGGCCAGACACCCAACATCAGAGGAGCCTGTGTAGCTCTCTTGGAAAGAGTGTcattaaataatgtatttcaaatttgagaaatattttaaaacagtctGGAAGTAGaaatttaatctattttctGCAATTTACTCTTATTTTAGTAAACTGTTAGGTTTGGTCACTTATCCAAAAGGGTGTGTTGCTGGCCGAGAACAGTGTCATTTAGAAATCCTCAGTAGCCAAGCAATTTCCCCTTTAGTGAAGCAAACAGTTTTTCTCTGTATCAAAATACAGCTTTCCAAGCAAAAACACTGTATGCCTTCATTTACTGGCAAACTGCTTTCACTTAGGGGAATAAGAACACActgatttttccccctgtattTTATCAGATATACTTCAGAGTAATTTATCCTTCATGACATAAACGAGGTTTTTTCTTGGATGCAGCTCATTCCCTCACAATAAAAAGAGCATTAATATTCAGTTGGCCCGAGTCTCTTTTATAAGAAAAATCATTACCTTTCAGATTGTGTTTTGAATAACAAACACAGATCCTTCAGGAAGAAACTTGTCCCAGTGGGGATTGAGAAAGGATCAGAGTTAAGCATTGAAACATGCAATTAATTCCCATTAGGGGATTAGGGCACTCGTGTTCACTTTGAATCAGAAAAATGAATTGTGAATTAAATTGTTCACAACCAAGAGGTTACTTGTCAGAGTTaataagttaaaaaataaaaagggaaaccTAAAACGCACATAAAAAGCTCTGTAGTGAGTGGTGCATCTGTAAGAAAAAGATACGCTTCATTTCCATTAAACAAAAGCTCTGTCCCTACTGTACAGCTGGAGATAAGCTTCCAAAAAGTTCACAGGGAACAGTGTCACCATTTCCTGGTGAAAACAACTTCCCTGTTTCTGATGGTACAGCACCTGGCTGTTGGGAAACATCAACCATTTAAAGAAAGGCAGCCATCCTCCCAGTGCAGGGTCCACAGAATTCAACAGGAACAAAGGAACTTGCTAACCCAGGTTTGGGCAAGTGTTTCTGATCTAGGCTTTGAGCAGGCAGTACAGAGATGGAGTAGGAAGCTGAAGTTTCAGCCACAGCTACAGCTCCCTGTGGCACTTCTGTGCCCCACAGCGGCCCTGTCACTCATGCTGGATGGGCTGAGCACgacttctatttaaaaaaacacaacaacaaagcaaaacccagCCCTCCAGCCAAAGAGGGATTGAAATAAACTTGGTAATAACATTTCCTGATCACTACTCCATATAAATAAGACATATACAATTTTTTGTGCAATAAATCTCTGTGCTGAGCATTGCGCTGCAGAAAGGCTGTAGACGTATTCACATTACTTAAAGCACTCGCAAATCCTGTGCTTTTAAAAGGGTTTTGGCCACCTTGtggcaggagagcacagagcagattTGTATTTGAGGGTCATTTCACAGGCTTTCACTATGCAGCTGAAAAGAGTTATAGATGGCACCCCCTTGCTGAATCACCAACAAGAAGTTGCCTTTTCTCACTTAATCAATTTTGACACTTCTTACCTTCACTAAACCAcctgagaggaaaagaaaacccaccaaaaaccaaacaaaacccgCCCAGACTTACACTGAATATTAGCTGCCAGGACAAAACAAACCCATTCAGAAAGTACTTTCATGAAACATTCATACCAGAATCATTAAAATTTAATGTCATGGGGAAACATGAGTGAAATCTGTATGTCATCTCTGCAAACTATTTTTTTAGCTATGAAAGATGACCCGCCAGATTGCTTGTGGGATCTGTAACTAGTTGCTTCATCAGACAGGATGCAAAGATCAGAAAATAGAGGAACTATTTCAGCATCACACAGATAGGTATTTTTGGGTGAAAAGTGGCTCACAACTGGTACCAGCGAGGAGCCCAGATTGCCACTTGGCATTAGTGCTGGTAGGGTGGCAGCACTGTATCCACATCCACCCTCACCCACCAATGGAGCTCTGGGTCAGGGCTTTGGTTTTCCCTCTGGAGGGCCAACAGCTCCAGCGAGTGAGAGAAGGGTGGGCGGCCATGGGGCCAGTTACTGGCTCACTCATCCTGCACTCGCAGATGAAGCTGCAACCAGGCTCTTTACTCCCAGGCTGTGCCGAAAACAAGACTTTGCTTCcaagtggcagcagcagctttgggaaaaAGCACCTTCTTTTTTAGCACAATTCAGACAATTACAGGACCCTAccagcttcttttaaaaataaaacgtggccccagagctgtgcattGTGCTGGCTCCAGGGCTGTTTGCAATCATGCTCTCAGtgggtttgggagaaaaagtttcaacaaaataaaacctaacTCAGA encodes:
- the GGACT gene encoding gamma-glutamylaminecyclotransferase produces the protein MARVFVYGTLKKGQPNYKHMINTAKGLAKFQGRGRTVEKYPLVIAGKYNIPYMLNIPGTGHHIAGEIYSVDEQMLQFLDEFEGCPDMYQRTLMRIQVVEWEGKGGAGEARAAADGVLECFVYSTATYPPEWVGLPYYDNYDSSGKHGLSYVLRESRE